A single Streptomyces sp. 2114.4 DNA region contains:
- a CDS encoding TetR/AcrR family transcriptional regulator, which produces MNGSGTAPAVPRPAYRRLSVEQRRSQLLTAALGLFAHRAPEDVSLDDVATAAEVSRPLVYRYFPGGKQQLYEAALRSAADVLERCFAEPETGPLTRRLSRALDRYLAFVDEHDAGFSALLQGGSVVETTRTSAIVDEVRRAAADQILRHLGEPEPGLRLRMTVRMWITAVEAASLIWLDEDKQPALDELRDWLVDHFVALLTATAATDPQTARVTRAALKLETTDGPAGDLARRILPVVSDAAHLL; this is translated from the coding sequence ATGAACGGCAGCGGCACCGCCCCAGCAGTACCCCGACCCGCCTACCGCAGGCTGAGCGTGGAGCAGCGCCGCAGCCAACTGCTCACCGCCGCGCTGGGCCTGTTCGCGCACCGCGCGCCCGAGGACGTCTCGCTGGACGATGTCGCCACCGCCGCCGAGGTCTCGCGCCCGCTGGTCTACCGCTACTTCCCCGGCGGCAAGCAGCAGTTGTACGAGGCCGCGCTGCGCAGCGCGGCCGACGTCCTGGAGCGCTGCTTCGCCGAGCCGGAGACCGGACCGCTGACCCGTCGGCTCTCGCGCGCACTGGACCGCTATCTGGCCTTCGTCGACGAGCACGACGCGGGGTTCAGCGCGCTGCTGCAGGGCGGCAGCGTCGTCGAGACCACCCGTACGTCCGCGATCGTGGACGAGGTGCGGCGCGCCGCCGCCGACCAGATCCTGCGGCATCTGGGCGAGCCGGAGCCGGGCCTGCGGCTGCGGATGACCGTCCGTATGTGGATCACCGCCGTCGAGGCCGCCTCGCTGATCTGGCTGGACGAGGACAAGCAGCCGGCCCTCGACGAGCTGCGGGACTGGCTGGTCGACCACTTCGTCGCGCTGCTGACCGCCACCGCGGCCACGGACCCGCAGACCGCCCGGGTGACCCGGGCGGCGCTGAAGCTGGAGACCACCGACGGCCCGGCCGGCGACCTGGCCCGCCGCATCCTGCCCGTCGTGAGCGACGCCGCGCATCTGCTGTGA
- a CDS encoding diiron oxygenase, translating into MTSAPTEMTAKDTGLLRDALGLLKDREQVAERLLDSSAKHSFDPDTALDWDAPLEEGKWFWPPELVSLYDTPLWKRMSLEQQQDLSRHEAASLASLGIWFEIILMQLLVRHIYDKPVTSAHVRYALTEIADECRHSKMFARLIQKGGAPAYPVSRLNHQLARVLKTVSTTPGSFACTLLGEEILDWMQRLTFPDERVQTIVRGVTRIHVVEEARHVRYAREELRRQMITAPRWERELTRISSGEAARVFSVAFVNPAVYSRVGLDRREAVAQVKASGHRREVMQSGARRLTDFLDEIGVLRGVGRRLWRSSGLLA; encoded by the coding sequence ATGACGAGCGCACCCACCGAGATGACCGCGAAGGATACCGGGCTCCTGCGGGACGCCCTCGGCCTGCTCAAGGACCGGGAGCAGGTCGCCGAGCGGCTGCTCGACTCCTCCGCCAAGCACTCCTTCGACCCCGACACCGCACTCGACTGGGACGCCCCCCTCGAAGAGGGCAAGTGGTTCTGGCCGCCGGAGCTGGTCTCGCTCTACGACACCCCGCTGTGGAAGCGGATGTCGCTCGAACAGCAGCAGGACCTCTCCCGGCACGAGGCCGCCTCGCTCGCTTCGCTGGGCATCTGGTTCGAGATCATCCTGATGCAGCTCCTCGTCCGGCACATCTACGACAAGCCGGTGACCAGCGCGCACGTCCGCTACGCCCTCACCGAGATCGCCGACGAGTGCCGGCACTCCAAGATGTTCGCGCGCCTGATCCAGAAGGGCGGCGCGCCGGCGTACCCGGTCTCCCGGCTCAACCACCAGCTCGCCCGCGTCCTCAAGACCGTCTCCACCACCCCGGGCTCGTTCGCCTGCACCCTGCTCGGGGAGGAGATCCTGGACTGGATGCAGCGGCTGACGTTCCCGGACGAGCGGGTGCAGACGATCGTGCGCGGAGTGACCCGCATCCATGTCGTCGAGGAGGCCCGGCATGTGCGCTACGCCCGCGAGGAGCTGCGCCGCCAGATGATCACCGCGCCGCGCTGGGAGCGGGAGTTGACCCGCATCAGCTCCGGCGAGGCGGCCCGGGTCTTCTCCGTCGCCTTCGTCAACCCGGCCGTCTACAGCCGCGTGGGCCTGGACCGGCGCGAGGCCGTCGCCCAGGTCAAGGCCAGTGGGCACCGCCGCGAGGTGATGCAGTCCGGTGCCCGTCGGCTGACCGATTTCCTCGACGAGATCGGCGTACTGCGCGGTGTGGGCCGCAGGCTGTGGCGGAGCTCGGGACTGCTGGCCTGA
- a CDS encoding ferritin-like domain-containing protein, protein MSTRDLYVQDPGDPVWKVPASGAARFSWDYDDGRDRLLALYQKGKDKQWDATLRIDWDQEVDPYDPLGTPDESMSLYGTRYWDKLTEKDRGELRQHYTSWQFSQFLHGEQGAMVCAARIVESVPDLDAKFYSATQTMDEARHAEIYSRFLQEKIGMLYPVNDNLQALLSDTLKDSRWDMPYLGMQVLIEGLALAAFGMIRDTTTKPLPRQILAYVMQDEARHVAFGRMALRDYYKQLTEAELREREEFVIEGCYLMRDRLRGLEVLENFGIPHDEAAEFTENSEFLHLFRKLLFSRIVPCVKDIGLWGERLQRAYVDMGVFEMGDSNLDLLMAEDEEIAEKLDAERFAAEEEARTAEVAAAIAEGAGEGAGEG, encoded by the coding sequence GTGTCGACCCGAGATCTCTACGTACAGGACCCTGGCGACCCCGTGTGGAAAGTGCCCGCCTCCGGTGCGGCACGCTTCAGCTGGGACTACGACGACGGGCGCGACCGGCTGCTGGCCCTCTATCAGAAGGGCAAGGACAAGCAGTGGGACGCCACCTTGCGGATCGACTGGGACCAGGAGGTCGACCCCTACGACCCGCTCGGCACCCCGGACGAGTCCATGTCCCTGTACGGCACCAGGTACTGGGACAAACTGACCGAGAAGGACCGCGGCGAACTGCGTCAGCACTACACCTCCTGGCAGTTCAGCCAGTTCCTGCACGGCGAACAGGGCGCCATGGTCTGTGCGGCACGGATCGTGGAATCCGTCCCGGATCTCGACGCGAAGTTCTACTCCGCCACCCAGACCATGGACGAGGCGCGGCACGCCGAGATCTACAGCCGCTTCCTCCAGGAGAAGATCGGGATGCTCTACCCGGTCAACGACAATCTCCAGGCGCTGCTCTCCGACACCCTCAAGGACTCCCGCTGGGACATGCCGTACCTCGGTATGCAGGTGCTGATCGAGGGCCTGGCGCTGGCCGCCTTCGGCATGATCCGCGACACCACCACCAAGCCCCTGCCCCGGCAGATCCTCGCCTACGTCATGCAGGACGAGGCGCGTCATGTCGCCTTCGGCCGCATGGCGCTGCGCGACTACTACAAGCAGCTCACCGAGGCCGAACTGCGCGAACGCGAGGAGTTCGTCATCGAGGGCTGCTACCTGATGCGCGACCGCCTGCGCGGCCTGGAAGTCCTCGAAAACTTCGGCATTCCGCACGACGAAGCCGCCGAATTCACCGAGAACTCCGAATTCCTGCACCTCTTCCGCAAGCTGCTCTTCAGCCGGATCGTGCCCTGTGTGAAGGACATCGGCCTGTGGGGCGAACGTCTTCAGCGCGCCTATGTGGACATGGGTGTCTTCGAGATGGGCGACTCCAATCTCGATCTGCTCATGGCCGAGGACGAAGAGATCGCCGAAAAGCTCGACGCGGAGCGGTTTGCAGCGGAGGAGGAGGCCCGTACGGCGGAGGTCGCGGCGGCCATCGCGGAGGGCGCGGGCGAGGGCGCGGGCGAGGGCTGA
- a CDS encoding SMI1/KNR4 family protein — protein sequence MNREQWRPFLKLWSEEWIVGRDPERDGPLDDEVVRDGWLGFAPASADEVAAAEARLDRTLPPSLREFLLTTNGWRDAGTFIYRLAGTSELAWLADSDEGSGWIDAYSDTEFADEDEDEEPEGQILARALRLSLDGDAAVMLLDPADVDERGEWAGYWLASWSGRGPERFDSFHDLMYDQYTSFHRLRGRRT from the coding sequence ATGAACCGCGAGCAGTGGCGGCCGTTCCTGAAACTCTGGAGCGAGGAGTGGATCGTCGGGCGCGACCCCGAGCGGGACGGGCCCCTGGATGACGAGGTCGTACGGGACGGGTGGCTCGGGTTCGCCCCGGCGAGCGCCGATGAGGTGGCGGCGGCCGAGGCCCGTCTGGACCGGACACTGCCCCCGTCGCTCCGCGAGTTCCTGCTGACCACCAACGGGTGGCGGGACGCCGGGACCTTCATCTACCGGCTCGCGGGCACCTCCGAGCTCGCCTGGCTCGCCGACAGCGATGAGGGCTCCGGCTGGATCGACGCCTACAGCGACACCGAGTTCGCCGACGAGGACGAGGACGAAGAGCCCGAGGGCCAGATCCTTGCCCGTGCCCTGCGCCTCTCTCTCGACGGCGACGCCGCGGTCATGCTTCTCGACCCCGCGGACGTCGATGAGCGCGGCGAATGGGCCGGCTACTGGCTCGCCTCGTGGTCGGGGAGGGGGCCGGAGCGCTTCGACTCCTTCCATGACCTGATGTACGACCAGTACACCTCGTTCCACCGCCTCCGGGGCCGGAGGACGTAA
- a CDS encoding alpha/beta fold hydrolase: MTAAPAPLSPAHSPSAAFRAAYEQAMALWPVPVERIDLPSEFGSTRVNVCGPADAPPLVLLHGGGTTSAIWYAQAAELGRAHRMYAVDQIGAPGLSVHCGRALRRPEDLFAWLDGVLSGLGLESAALLGHSYGGWLALSYAVHAAGRHHSHSPGTPNRVERVMLLDPTQCFAGFRPSYLLHALPLFVRPGERSTRRFLEWETRGAPPAPELVRLMGLGGAEFRPAKVVTGPRPDVAGPGGAPVPTLVLLAERSRAHDLRRVAARAGRTPGVRIGTVAGVGHHSMPYGQADELGRRVRDFLHDRLSDGTAP; encoded by the coding sequence ATGACAGCAGCCCCCGCCCCGCTCTCTCCCGCGCACTCCCCCTCCGCCGCTTTTCGCGCCGCCTACGAGCAGGCCATGGCGCTCTGGCCGGTCCCGGTGGAACGGATCGACCTGCCCTCGGAGTTCGGCAGCACCCGGGTCAATGTCTGCGGACCGGCCGACGCCCCTCCGCTGGTCCTGCTGCACGGCGGCGGCACCACCTCGGCCATCTGGTACGCCCAGGCCGCCGAGCTCGGCCGTGCGCACCGGATGTATGCCGTGGACCAGATCGGCGCGCCGGGACTCAGCGTGCACTGTGGGCGGGCGCTGCGGCGGCCGGAGGATCTGTTCGCCTGGCTCGACGGTGTGCTCAGCGGACTCGGCCTGGAGTCGGCGGCGCTGCTCGGGCACTCGTACGGCGGCTGGCTCGCGCTGAGTTACGCGGTGCACGCCGCCGGGAGGCATCACTCCCACTCCCCCGGGACGCCGAACAGGGTGGAGCGGGTGATGCTGCTCGATCCCACCCAGTGTTTCGCCGGGTTCCGGCCGTCGTATCTGCTGCATGCGCTGCCGCTGTTCGTACGGCCCGGCGAGCGGAGCACCCGGCGGTTCCTGGAGTGGGAGACGCGGGGTGCGCCGCCCGCGCCGGAACTGGTGCGGCTGATGGGCCTGGGCGGCGCCGAGTTCCGCCCCGCGAAGGTGGTCACGGGGCCGCGCCCGGACGTCGCCGGACCGGGCGGAGCGCCGGTGCCGACCCTGGTGCTGCTGGCGGAGCGGAGCCGGGCGCACGATCTGCGCCGGGTCGCCGCACGGGCCGGACGGACGCCGGGCGTACGGATCGGGACCGTGGCGGGTGTGGGTCACCACTCCATGCCGTACGGCCAGGCCGACGAACTCGGCCGCCGGGTACGGGACTTCCTGCACGACCGGCTCTCGGACGGCACGGCCCCGTAA
- a CDS encoding MarR family winged helix-turn-helix transcriptional regulator, protein MTRQQGPDEPVGSDEAAGSGEEPADRRKPAEPAGMDLVHLLREVTLRLDLAGARFAGDNGLHPTDLRALIILLDAARNGAESTPGRLGERLGLNSAGTTALIDRLERLGLIRRVRDTRDRRRVLLEVDERAVTLGRSFFGPLIDRTIALLATFEAGEQAAIRRFLSGVRDAVGEG, encoded by the coding sequence ATGACGAGACAGCAAGGCCCCGATGAGCCGGTGGGATCCGATGAAGCGGCGGGATCCGGCGAAGAGCCGGCTGACCGAAGGAAACCGGCCGAACCGGCAGGGATGGACCTGGTCCATCTGCTGCGTGAGGTGACGCTGCGACTCGACCTCGCGGGAGCGCGGTTCGCCGGCGACAACGGCCTGCACCCCACCGATCTCCGGGCCCTGATCATCCTGCTGGACGCGGCCCGCAACGGCGCCGAGTCCACCCCCGGCCGGCTCGGCGAGCGGCTGGGCCTGAACTCCGCCGGCACCACGGCGCTGATCGACCGCCTGGAACGGCTCGGCCTGATCCGCCGGGTCCGCGACACCCGCGACCGGCGCCGGGTCCTGCTGGAGGTCGATGAGCGCGCGGTCACCCTGGGCCGGTCGTTCTTCGGCCCGCTGATCGACCGCACGATCGCCCTGCTGGCCACCTTCGAAGCCGGGGAACAGGCGGCGATCCGGCGGTTCCTGAGCGGGGTGCGGGACGCGGTCGGGGAGGGATAG
- a CDS encoding ABC transporter ATP-binding protein, with protein sequence MSSTPPSSQPAPAAEARVIAALEGVGVKRYTTGQVILDAVDWSVRAGEHWALLGANGAGKTTILRIVGALMFPTVGSVEVLGHRLGSVDVRELRAVIGLASGAQKVPQDATGHTVVLTGATGTVQPLWRKYDEATRERAHELLAELDCKELAERPFGVCSGGQRARILIARALMADPRLLLLDEPFNALDLPSREDLIDALHRLALARPELATVTVTHHLEELSPSIGHALLLREGRVQARGPVDEVLTGERMTACFGRPIEVSRHEGRWLARSGKR encoded by the coding sequence ATGAGCTCTACGCCGCCTTCGTCGCAGCCGGCCCCCGCCGCAGAAGCCCGTGTGATCGCCGCCCTGGAGGGCGTCGGCGTCAAGCGGTACACCACCGGCCAGGTCATCCTCGACGCCGTCGACTGGAGCGTACGGGCCGGTGAGCACTGGGCGCTGCTCGGTGCCAACGGCGCGGGCAAGACCACCATCCTGCGTATCGTCGGGGCGCTGATGTTCCCGACCGTCGGCAGCGTCGAGGTGCTGGGGCACCGGCTCGGGTCCGTGGACGTCCGCGAGCTGCGCGCCGTCATCGGGCTGGCCTCCGGCGCGCAGAAGGTTCCGCAGGACGCGACGGGCCACACCGTCGTCCTGACCGGGGCGACCGGCACCGTGCAGCCGTTGTGGCGCAAGTACGACGAGGCGACCCGCGAGCGCGCCCATGAGCTGCTTGCCGAGCTGGACTGCAAGGAGCTGGCGGAGCGGCCGTTCGGGGTCTGCTCGGGCGGCCAGCGGGCCAGGATCCTGATCGCCCGCGCCCTGATGGCCGACCCCCGGCTGCTGCTGCTCGACGAGCCGTTCAACGCGCTCGATCTGCCCTCCCGCGAGGATCTGATCGATGCGCTGCACCGGCTGGCCCTGGCACGGCCGGAGTTGGCGACCGTGACGGTCACCCACCATCTGGAGGAGCTGTCGCCGTCCATCGGCCACGCCCTGCTGCTGCGCGAGGGACGGGTGCAGGCGCGCGGCCCGGTGGACGAGGTGCTGACGGGAGAGCGGATGACCGCGTGCTTCGGCCGTCCGATCGAGGTGTCCCGGCACGAGGGGCGGTGGCTGGCCCGGTCCGGTAAGCGGTAG
- a CDS encoding HD domain-containing protein codes for MADAIPSMEPAPPPLLSLAEVEALARRAHSGQTDKAGRPYAEHLAAVAAGVRERGGSDEQIAAAWLHDAVEDGALSREWLAGAALGETTKAMIEAVTKRADEPVEEYTARILATPGALLVKESDLAHNADPERLAALEAATRERLTAKYARVRELLGLAQR; via the coding sequence ATGGCTGATGCGATCCCTTCCATGGAACCTGCTCCGCCCCCGCTGTTGTCCCTGGCCGAAGTGGAGGCGCTGGCCCGGCGCGCGCACTCGGGTCAGACCGACAAGGCGGGCCGCCCGTATGCCGAACATCTGGCCGCGGTCGCGGCGGGGGTACGCGAGCGGGGCGGCAGCGATGAGCAGATCGCCGCCGCCTGGCTGCACGACGCGGTCGAGGACGGGGCGCTGAGCCGGGAGTGGCTGGCCGGTGCGGCGCTGGGCGAGACGACCAAGGCGATGATCGAGGCCGTCACCAAGCGGGCGGACGAGCCGGTCGAGGAGTACACCGCGCGCATCCTGGCCACGCCCGGGGCGCTGCTGGTCAAGGAGTCCGACCTCGCGCACAACGCCGATCCGGAGCGGCTGGCCGCGCTGGAAGCGGCGACCCGGGAGCGGCTGACGGCGAAGTACGCGCGGGTGCGGGAGCTGTTGGGGCTGGCCCAGCGGTAA
- a CDS encoding penicillin-binding transpeptidase domain-containing protein, translating into MIRCIRRTAAFSFLLLVALLVNAARVQVVDAERFSASPANRRGPIVRYAQPRGAVLVAGRAVTGSRDSGGRLRYERTYTDGPLYAPVTGYSSQTYGTSLLESAEDGVLSGADDRLAAFPWWDRLTHAHRPGGSVHTTINPRMQRAAFDGLGDKKGAVAAIEPRTGRVLALVSTPSYDPGELSGNGAEVTEAWHRLNGAEQQPMLNRALRQTYPPGSTFKVVTAAAALESGRVTDIDAPTDSPDPYPLPGTDTRLGNAAKGCEDASLKDAFRASCNTVFARLGAQIGLRRMADTARRFGFNDRRLAIPSPVAPSNFDTRMDASQVALSAIGQYDTAATPLQMAMVAAAVANGGQLTAPSLVDKVTDARGVVVAGDPHRPTRQVTNPVTAQQLQDMMVDAVEHGSGRLAAIKGVTVGGKTGTAQHGVRNEGTPYAWFISWARQKDGYEPAVAVAVVVEDAAADRADISGGGSAAPIARAVMAAALG; encoded by the coding sequence TTGATCCGCTGTATTCGCCGCACCGCGGCCTTCTCCTTCCTCCTCCTCGTGGCGCTGCTGGTCAACGCCGCCCGGGTGCAGGTCGTCGACGCGGAACGCTTCAGCGCCAGTCCGGCCAACCGCCGGGGGCCGATCGTCCGTTACGCACAGCCGCGCGGTGCCGTGCTCGTCGCCGGCCGCGCGGTCACCGGTTCCCGGGACAGCGGGGGGCGGCTGCGCTACGAGCGCACCTATACCGACGGGCCGCTGTACGCACCGGTCACCGGCTACTCCTCGCAGACCTACGGGACCTCCCTGCTGGAGAGCGCCGAGGACGGCGTCCTCTCCGGGGCCGACGACCGGCTCGCCGCCTTCCCCTGGTGGGACCGGCTGACCCACGCCCACCGGCCGGGCGGCAGCGTCCACACCACCATCAACCCGCGGATGCAGCGCGCCGCGTTCGACGGGCTGGGGGACAAGAAGGGCGCGGTGGCCGCGATCGAGCCGCGTACGGGACGGGTCCTGGCGCTGGTCAGTACGCCGTCGTACGACCCGGGCGAGCTGTCCGGCAACGGCGCCGAGGTCACCGAGGCCTGGCACCGGCTGAACGGTGCCGAGCAGCAGCCGATGCTCAACCGGGCGCTGCGCCAGACCTATCCGCCCGGTTCCACGTTCAAGGTCGTCACCGCCGCGGCGGCCCTGGAGAGCGGCAGGGTCACCGATATCGACGCGCCCACCGATTCGCCCGACCCCTACCCGCTGCCCGGCACCGACACCCGGCTCGGCAATGCCGCGAAGGGCTGCGAGGACGCCTCGCTCAAGGACGCCTTCCGGGCCTCGTGCAACACCGTCTTCGCGCGGCTTGGCGCGCAGATCGGGCTGCGCCGCATGGCCGATACGGCCCGGAGGTTCGGCTTCAACGACCGGCGGCTGGCCATCCCCTCGCCCGTCGCGCCGAGCAACTTCGATACGCGGATGGACGCCTCGCAGGTCGCGCTCTCCGCCATCGGGCAGTACGACACCGCCGCCACACCGCTCCAGATGGCGATGGTCGCGGCGGCGGTCGCTAACGGGGGCCAGCTGACGGCGCCGTCGCTCGTCGACAAGGTGACCGATGCCCGGGGTGTGGTGGTCGCGGGCGACCCGCACCGCCCCACCCGCCAGGTGACCAATCCGGTCACGGCACAGCAGCTCCAGGACATGATGGTCGACGCCGTCGAGCACGGCAGCGGGCGGCTCGCCGCCATCAAGGGCGTCACGGTCGGCGGCAAGACCGGCACCGCGCAGCACGGTGTGCGCAACGAGGGCACGCCGTATGCCTGGTTCATCTCCTGGGCGCGGCAGAAGGACGGCTACGAGCCGGCCGTGGCCGTGGCCGTGGTGGTCGAGGACGCGGCCGCCGACCGTGCGGACATCAGCGGCGGGGGGAGCGCGGCGCCGATCGCACGGGCGGTGATGGCGGCCGCTCTGGGCTGA
- a CDS encoding FtsW/RodA/SpoVE family cell cycle protein, giving the protein MARAAAAACPADTPPPLPSLPKRRGVELALLLGAVLISVCGYVAVGLARWHALPGGAIRYGAGLGGLALLAHLAVRFRAPYADPLLLPTAVLLNGVGLVLIFRLDQETPRNHAAPTQLLWSTVGVALFTAVVVLLRDHRMLQRYAYVCAALALVLMAAPILFPAVNGAKIWIRFAGFSLQPGEFAKVLITVFFAGYLAANRGALAHTGRRMWRLRLPTGRVLGPIVAIWLISVAVLVLERDLGTSLLFFGIFVVLLYVATGRTGWIAIGLFLAGIGAAAVGTLEPHVHSRVEDWQHPFAGIAAGKGPGQLAQSLFAFAAGGMFGTGLGQGHSYLIGFAMKSDFILATYGEELGLAGLTALFLLYALLVACGYRAAVAVRDPFGSLLAVGLAALPAIQVFVIAGGVMGLIPLTGMAMPFLAQGGSSVVTNWIIIALLLRISNRARMPAGAGGEGKGTGREGRRGRRARSGGLRADRTAGANDGRSAGVRDGTSAGMCEGTSAGTHGGRSSAASLPGSGTGLGAGSWVVGFLKPAKPQVPEAVSGSKEQRAATEQKDSGEQRGSGR; this is encoded by the coding sequence ATGGCAAGGGCGGCGGCCGCCGCGTGCCCGGCGGACACTCCCCCACCCTTGCCGTCACTTCCCAAACGGCGGGGCGTCGAACTGGCCCTCCTCTTAGGCGCCGTCCTCATCAGCGTCTGCGGATATGTGGCGGTGGGGCTGGCCAGGTGGCATGCCCTGCCGGGCGGTGCGATCCGCTATGGCGCGGGGCTCGGCGGGCTCGCGCTGCTCGCGCACCTCGCCGTACGCTTCCGCGCCCCGTACGCCGATCCGCTGCTGCTTCCCACCGCCGTGCTGCTCAACGGCGTCGGGCTGGTGCTGATCTTCCGGCTCGACCAGGAGACGCCCCGCAACCACGCCGCGCCCACCCAGCTGCTGTGGTCGACCGTCGGCGTCGCGCTGTTCACGGCGGTGGTGGTGCTGCTGCGGGACCACCGCATGCTGCAGCGGTACGCCTATGTGTGCGCGGCGCTGGCGCTGGTGCTCATGGCGGCACCGATTCTCTTTCCCGCCGTCAACGGGGCGAAGATCTGGATCCGTTTCGCCGGATTTTCCCTGCAGCCGGGCGAGTTCGCCAAGGTGTTGATCACCGTCTTCTTCGCGGGCTACCTCGCTGCCAACCGCGGCGCGCTGGCGCACACCGGGCGCCGGATGTGGCGGCTACGGCTCCCGACCGGCCGGGTGCTCGGGCCGATCGTCGCGATCTGGCTGATCAGCGTCGCCGTGCTGGTGCTCGAACGCGATCTGGGGACCTCGCTGCTGTTCTTCGGGATCTTTGTCGTCCTGCTGTACGTGGCCACCGGGCGGACCGGCTGGATCGCGATCGGGCTGTTCCTGGCGGGCATCGGGGCGGCTGCCGTCGGCACGCTGGAACCGCATGTGCACAGCCGGGTCGAGGACTGGCAGCACCCGTTCGCCGGTATCGCGGCGGGCAAGGGGCCCGGTCAGCTCGCCCAGTCGCTGTTCGCGTTCGCCGCCGGCGGGATGTTCGGCACCGGTCTCGGGCAGGGCCACTCGTATCTGATCGGCTTCGCCATGAAGTCCGATTTCATCCTGGCGACCTATGGCGAGGAGCTGGGGCTGGCCGGGCTGACCGCGCTGTTTCTGCTGTACGCGCTGCTGGTGGCGTGCGGCTACCGTGCCGCGGTCGCCGTGCGGGACCCGTTCGGCAGCCTGCTGGCGGTGGGCCTCGCGGCGCTGCCCGCCATCCAGGTCTTTGTGATCGCGGGCGGGGTGATGGGGCTGATTCCGCTGACGGGGATGGCGATGCCGTTCCTCGCGCAGGGCGGGTCCTCCGTCGTCACGAACTGGATCATCATCGCGCTGCTGCTGCGGATCAGTAATCGGGCGCGGATGCCGGCGGGTGCGGGGGGAGAGGGAAAGGGGACCGGCCGTGAGGGGAGGCGTGGGAGGAGGGCCCGGAGCGGTGGGCTGCGTGCCGACAGGACCGCGGGCGCCAACGACGGCAGGAGCGCGGGTGTGCGCGACGGCACGAGCGCGGGCATGTGTGAGGGCACGAGCGCGGGCACGCATGGCGGCAGGAGCAGTGCGGCGAGCCTTCCCGGGAGTGGCACGGGGCTCGGGGCCGGGAGTTGGGTGGTCGGTTTTCTGAAGCCGGCCAAGCCGCAGGTGCCGGAGGCGGTGAGCGGGTCCAAGGAGCAGAGGGCGGCCACGGAGCAGAAGGATTCCGGGGAGCAGAGGGGATCCGGCCGTTGA
- a CDS encoding DUF6624 domain-containing protein, with product MTNDNSTAALSAELIRMAQADQSASPGANSENPAEQLAWRRLTARHGDRLHQIMDEYGWPTAVLVGDEAARGAWLVAQHADRQLDVQRRALRLMEQAVEAGSASPRELAFLRDRTLVNEGRKQIYGTQIAGMVGGAPVPWPCEDPERMDALRGEVGIEPFDEYVARLAIS from the coding sequence GTGACGAACGACAACAGCACGGCGGCCCTGTCGGCGGAACTCATCCGCATGGCGCAGGCGGACCAGAGTGCTTCACCCGGCGCGAACAGCGAGAACCCCGCGGAACAACTGGCCTGGCGCCGCCTCACCGCGCGGCACGGCGACCGGCTCCACCAGATCATGGACGAGTACGGCTGGCCGACGGCGGTGCTGGTCGGCGACGAAGCCGCTCGCGGCGCCTGGCTGGTGGCGCAGCACGCCGACCGTCAGCTCGATGTGCAGCGGCGTGCGCTCCGCCTCATGGAGCAGGCGGTGGAGGCGGGCTCGGCAAGCCCGCGCGAGCTGGCCTTCCTGCGCGACCGCACGCTGGTGAACGAGGGTCGCAAGCAGATCTACGGCACACAGATCGCGGGCATGGTCGGGGGCGCACCCGTCCCGTGGCCCTGCGAAGACCCCGAGCGGATGGACGCCCTGCGGGGCGAGGTGGGCATCGAGCCTTTCGACGAGTACGTCGCCCGGCTCGCAATAAGCTGA